The Leclercia sp. S52 genome has a segment encoding these proteins:
- the ispB gene encoding octaprenyl diphosphate synthase: MNLEKINELTAQDMAGVNAAILEQLDSDVSLINQLGYYIVSGGGKRIRPMIAVLAARAVGYQGNAHVTIAALIEFIHTATLLHDDVVDESDMRRGKATANAAFGNAASVLVGDFIYTRAFQMMTSLGSLKVLEVMSKAVNVIAEGEVLQLMNVNDPDITEENYMRVIYSKTARLFEAAAQCSGILAGCSEAQERGLQDYGRYLGTAFQLIDDLLDYSADGETLGKNVGDDLNEGKPTLPLLHAMRNGTPEQANLIREAIEQGNGRHLLEPVLEAMATCGSLEWTRQRAEEEADKAIVALQVIPDSPWRDALIGLAHIAVQRDR, encoded by the coding sequence ATGAATTTAGAAAAAATCAATGAGTTAACCGCGCAAGATATGGCGGGTGTAAATGCAGCGATCCTGGAACAGCTCGACTCTGACGTTTCCCTAATCAATCAGTTGGGTTACTACATCGTTAGCGGCGGGGGCAAACGCATCCGTCCGATGATCGCTGTGCTGGCCGCTCGCGCGGTAGGCTATCAGGGCAATGCGCACGTCACTATTGCGGCGCTGATCGAATTTATTCATACCGCCACGCTGCTGCATGATGACGTTGTCGATGAGTCCGATATGCGTCGTGGCAAAGCCACCGCCAACGCGGCGTTTGGCAATGCTGCCAGCGTGCTGGTCGGTGATTTTATCTATACCCGTGCCTTCCAGATGATGACCAGCCTCGGCTCGCTGAAGGTCCTGGAAGTGATGTCCAAAGCGGTGAACGTTATCGCGGAAGGCGAAGTTCTGCAGCTCATGAACGTCAACGACCCGGACATCACCGAAGAGAACTACATGCGGGTGATCTACAGCAAAACCGCCCGTCTGTTTGAGGCTGCGGCCCAGTGCTCCGGTATTCTTGCCGGCTGTTCTGAGGCGCAGGAACGTGGTCTGCAGGATTATGGCCGCTACCTGGGCACCGCCTTCCAGCTGATCGACGATCTGCTCGATTACAGCGCTGATGGCGAAACGCTGGGCAAAAACGTCGGTGATGACCTCAATGAGGGCAAACCGACGCTTCCGCTACTGCACGCCATGCGTAACGGCACCCCTGAGCAGGCAAACCTGATCCGCGAAGCCATTGAGCAAGGAAACGGCCGACACCTTCTGGAACCAGTACTGGAAGCAATGGCAACCTGTGGCTCCCTGGAATGGACGCGTCAGCGTGCCGAGGAAGAAGCGGATAAAGCCATAGTCGCACTTCAGGTCATCCCTGACAGCCCTTGGCGAGACGCCCTGATCGGTCTCGCGCATATTGCTGTTCAGCGCGATCGATAA
- the sfsB gene encoding DNA-binding transcriptional regulator SfsB, which translates to MDKKFIDWHSADIIAALRKKGTSLAAESRRNGLSSSTLANALTRPWPKGELIIATALGTDPWVIWPSRYHDPLTHEFVDRTRMMRQSRKQKERQQ; encoded by the coding sequence ATGGATAAGAAATTTATCGACTGGCACTCGGCCGATATTATTGCCGCGCTGCGCAAAAAGGGAACATCACTGGCTGCAGAATCCCGCCGTAATGGCCTCAGTTCATCCACCCTGGCAAACGCGCTGACGCGCCCCTGGCCGAAGGGAGAGCTGATCATTGCAACGGCGTTAGGTACCGATCCCTGGGTGATTTGGCCATCACGCTACCATGACCCGCTAACCCACGAATTTGTCGACAGAACGCGCATGATGCGCCAGAGCAGAAAACAAAAAGAGCGCCAACAATGA
- the murA gene encoding UDP-N-acetylglucosamine 1-carboxyvinyltransferase, whose amino-acid sequence MDKFRVQGPTRLQGEVTISGAKNAALPILFAALLAEEPVEIQNVPKLKDIDTTMKLLGQLGTKVERNGSVWIDASNVNNFSAPYDLVKTMRASIWALGPLVARFGQGQVSLPGGCAIGARPVDLHIFGLEKLGAEIKLEEGYVKASVNGRLKGAHIVMDKVSVGATVTIMSAATLAEGTTIIENAAREPEIVDTANFLNTLGAKITGQGTDRITIEGVERLGGGVYRVLPDRIETGTFLVAAAISGGKIVCRNAQPDTLDAVLAKLRDAGADIEIGEDWISLDMHGKRPKAVNVRTAPHPAFPTDMQAQFTLLNLVAEGTGFITETIFENRFMHVPELIRMGGHAEIESNTVICHGVEKLSGAQVMATDLRASASLVLAGCIAEGTTLVDRIYHIDRGYERIEDKLRALGANIERVKGE is encoded by the coding sequence ATGGACAAATTTCGTGTTCAGGGGCCTACGCGTCTCCAGGGCGAAGTCACAATTTCCGGCGCCAAAAACGCCGCGCTGCCGATCCTCTTCGCCGCACTGCTTGCGGAAGAGCCGGTAGAGATCCAGAACGTCCCGAAACTGAAAGACATTGATACCACCATGAAGCTGCTCGGTCAGCTGGGTACCAAGGTGGAGCGTAATGGATCCGTGTGGATCGACGCCAGCAACGTGAATAACTTCTCCGCGCCGTACGACCTGGTGAAAACCATGCGTGCTTCTATCTGGGCGCTGGGTCCGCTGGTGGCCCGTTTTGGTCAGGGTCAGGTCTCTTTGCCGGGCGGCTGCGCTATTGGCGCGCGTCCGGTCGATCTGCATATTTTCGGTCTTGAGAAGCTGGGTGCCGAGATCAAGCTGGAAGAGGGCTACGTTAAAGCCTCTGTCAATGGCCGCCTGAAGGGCGCGCATATCGTGATGGATAAGGTGAGCGTTGGCGCCACCGTCACCATCATGTCTGCGGCAACGCTGGCAGAAGGCACCACTATCATCGAGAACGCCGCGCGCGAGCCAGAGATTGTGGACACCGCGAACTTCCTGAATACGCTGGGCGCGAAGATCACCGGCCAGGGTACCGACCGTATCACCATCGAAGGCGTTGAGCGCCTGGGCGGCGGTGTGTATCGCGTTCTGCCTGACCGTATCGAAACCGGGACCTTCCTGGTCGCGGCGGCCATCTCCGGCGGTAAAATCGTCTGCCGTAACGCCCAGCCTGATACCCTGGATGCAGTCCTGGCCAAGCTGCGCGATGCCGGTGCGGACATCGAAATTGGTGAAGACTGGATCAGCCTGGACATGCACGGTAAGCGTCCTAAGGCTGTGAACGTGCGTACTGCTCCACATCCGGCCTTCCCGACCGATATGCAGGCGCAGTTCACCCTGCTGAACCTGGTGGCAGAAGGGACTGGCTTCATTACCGAAACCATCTTCGAAAACCGCTTTATGCACGTACCGGAGCTGATCCGTATGGGCGGGCATGCTGAGATCGAAAGCAACACTGTGATCTGTCATGGCGTAGAAAAACTGTCCGGTGCGCAGGTGATGGCGACGGATCTGCGTGCATCTGCGAGCCTGGTGCTGGCGGGCTGTATTGCGGAAGGTACGACGCTGGTGGACCGTATTTATCACATCGATCGCGGCTATGAACGTATCGAAGATAAACTGCGTGCACTGGGTGCAAATATTGAGCGTGTGAAAGGCGAGTAA
- the ibaG gene encoding BolA family iron metabolism protein IbaG, with protein MENHEIQTVLMNALALQEAHVSGDGSHFQVIAVGEIFDGMSRVKKQQAVYAPLMEYIADNRIHALSIKAFTPTEWARDRKLNGF; from the coding sequence ATGGAAAATCATGAAATCCAGACCGTGCTGATGAACGCACTTGCCCTCCAGGAAGCCCACGTCTCCGGCGACGGCAGCCATTTTCAGGTTATTGCTGTGGGAGAGATCTTTGACGGCATGAGCCGCGTGAAAAAACAGCAGGCTGTTTATGCGCCGCTGATGGAATATATCGCGGATAATCGCATCCATGCCCTGTCTATCAAGGCGTTCACCCCGACTGAGTGGGCACGCGATCGCAAACTAAACGGTTTTTGA
- the mlaB gene encoding lipid asymmetry maintenance protein MlaB, giving the protein MTSQLSWTREGETLLLTGELDQDYLNPLWDARHEAMQGISCIDLGGISRVDTAGVALLVHLVAAGKGQGKQVTLAGVSDNVITLAQLYNLPEDVLPR; this is encoded by the coding sequence ATGACGTCGCAGCTCAGCTGGACCCGCGAGGGTGAGACATTGTTACTCACTGGCGAGCTGGATCAGGATTATCTGAATCCTCTGTGGGATGCGCGTCATGAAGCCATGCAGGGGATCTCCTGTATCGACCTTGGCGGCATCTCCCGTGTGGATACGGCGGGCGTTGCGCTGCTGGTGCATCTGGTAGCGGCAGGCAAAGGGCAGGGCAAGCAGGTGACGCTTGCAGGTGTCAGCGACAACGTCATCACCCTGGCGCAGCTCTATAACCTGCCGGAAGACGTATTGCCTCGCTAA
- the mlaC gene encoding phospholipid-binding protein MlaC yields MIKRLLMVAMLMIAPLTAANAADQSNPYQQMNEAAKKTFDRLKNEQPKIRSNPDYLRDVVDQELLPYVQVKYAGALVLGRYYKDATPAQRDAYFAAFREYLKQAYGQALAMYHGQTYQIAPEQPLGSATILPIRVTIVDPNGRPPVRLDFQWRKNSQNGNWQAYDMIAEGVSMITTKQNEWSDLLRTKGIDGLTAQLNSISRQKITLDEKK; encoded by the coding sequence ATGATTAAACGACTATTAATGGTTGCCATGCTGATGATTGCCCCTTTGACTGCCGCTAACGCAGCCGATCAGAGCAATCCCTATCAACAGATGAATGAGGCGGCTAAGAAAACCTTCGATCGCCTTAAAAACGAGCAGCCGAAAATTCGTTCCAATCCCGACTACCTGCGCGATGTGGTCGATCAGGAGCTGCTGCCGTACGTACAGGTAAAATATGCCGGCGCCCTGGTGCTCGGTCGTTACTACAAAGACGCAACGCCAGCGCAGCGTGATGCCTATTTTGCTGCGTTCCGTGAATACCTGAAGCAGGCGTACGGTCAGGCTTTGGCGATGTACCATGGCCAGACCTATCAGATTGCGCCGGAACAGCCGCTGGGCTCTGCCACCATCCTGCCTATCCGCGTGACCATCGTTGATCCGAACGGTCGTCCGCCAGTGCGTCTGGATTTCCAGTGGCGTAAGAACAGCCAGAACGGTAACTGGCAGGCTTACGACATGATTGCCGAAGGCGTCAGCATGATCACCACCAAGCAGAACGAATGGAGCGACCTGCTGCGTACCAAGGGCATTGATGGTCTGACCGCACAGCTGAACAGCATCTCGCGTCAGAAAATCACCCTGGACGAGAAAAAATAA
- the mlaD gene encoding outer membrane lipid asymmetry maintenance protein MlaD, protein MQTKKVEIWVGVFVLLALLAALFLSFKVADVTTIRTEPTYRIYATFDNIGGLKSRSPVRIGGVVVGRVADITLDEKTYLPRVALDIEERYNNIPDTSSLSIRTSGLLGEQYLALNIGFEDPELGTTILKDGGVIQDTKSAMVLEDMIGQFLYNSNSKGGDENQAAQTPAQSDITPPVGTTNSSQEK, encoded by the coding sequence ATGCAAACGAAAAAAGTAGAAATTTGGGTAGGCGTATTTGTCTTGCTGGCACTGCTGGCCGCACTGTTTTTAAGCTTCAAAGTGGCGGATGTCACGACTATCCGCACCGAGCCGACATACCGTATTTATGCCACCTTCGATAATATCGGCGGCCTGAAAAGCCGTTCTCCGGTACGTATTGGCGGGGTAGTAGTAGGGCGTGTGGCTGATATCACTCTCGACGAGAAAACCTATCTGCCGCGCGTCGCGCTGGATATTGAAGAGCGCTACAACAACATTCCGGATACCAGCTCCCTGTCTATCCGTACCTCCGGCCTGTTAGGTGAACAATACCTGGCGCTGAACATCGGTTTTGAAGATCCCGAACTGGGAACGACTATCCTTAAGGACGGTGGCGTCATTCAGGATACGAAGTCAGCCATGGTGCTGGAAGATATGATTGGTCAGTTCCTTTACAACAGCAACAGTAAAGGGGGGGACGAGAATCAAGCTGCTCAGACACCTGCGCAGAGTGACATTACGCCGCCTGTTGGCACGACGAATTCATCTCAGGAGAAGTAA
- the mlaE gene encoding lipid asymmetry maintenance ABC transporter permease subunit MlaE: MLLNALAALGHRGIKTIRTFGRAGLMLFNALFGKPEFRKHAPLLVRQLYNVGVLSMLIIIVSGVFIGMVLGLQGYLVLTTYSAETSLGMLVALSLLRELGPVVAALLFAGRAGSALTAEIGLMRATEQLSSMEMMAVDPLRRVIAPRFWAGMISLPLLTILFVAVGIWGGSMVGVHWKGIDAGFFWSAMQGAVDWRLDLVNCLIKSAVFAVTIAWIALFNGYDAIPTSAGISRATTRTVVHSSLAILALDFVLTALMFGK; this comes from the coding sequence ATGCTGTTAAATGCGTTGGCCGCTCTCGGACACCGTGGCATAAAAACCATCAGGACGTTCGGGCGTGCCGGGTTGATGTTATTCAATGCGCTGTTCGGGAAACCGGAATTCCGCAAACATGCCCCTCTGCTGGTACGCCAGCTGTATAATGTCGGCGTGCTGTCGATGCTCATTATCATCGTCTCCGGCGTCTTTATCGGGATGGTGCTGGGGCTGCAGGGGTATCTGGTGCTCACCACCTACAGTGCGGAAACCAGCCTCGGAATGCTGGTGGCGCTCTCCCTGTTGCGTGAGCTGGGCCCGGTGGTCGCTGCGCTGTTGTTCGCCGGTCGTGCCGGTTCGGCGCTGACGGCGGAAATCGGTCTGATGCGCGCCACCGAGCAGCTCTCCAGTATGGAAATGATGGCCGTGGATCCGCTGCGTCGGGTGATTGCGCCGCGCTTCTGGGCGGGCATGATCTCGCTGCCGTTGCTGACTATCCTGTTTGTTGCGGTCGGGATCTGGGGCGGATCGATGGTTGGCGTGCACTGGAAAGGAATCGATGCCGGTTTCTTCTGGTCTGCGATGCAAGGTGCGGTTGACTGGCGTCTGGATCTGGTTAACTGCCTGATTAAAAGCGCGGTATTTGCCGTGACGATCGCCTGGATTGCGCTGTTCAACGGCTACGATGCCATCCCGACGTCTGCCGGTATCAGCCGGGCAACCACCCGCACTGTTGTTCATTCGTCGCTGGCCATACTGGCTCTGGATTTTGTGCTCACCGCACTGATGTTTGGGAAATGA
- the mlaF gene encoding phospholipid ABC transporter ATP-binding protein MlaF, protein MSLNGANIVDVRGVSFTRSSRVIFDNISLTVPRGKITAIMGPSGIGKTTLLRLIGGQIPPSQGEILFDGENIPAMSRSRLYTVRKRMSMLFQSGALFTDMNVFDNVAYPLREHTHLPPELLKSTVMMKLEAVGLRGAAKLMPSELSGGMARRAALARAIALEPDLIMFDEPFVGQDPITMGVLVKLISELNSALGVTCIVVTHDVPEVLSIADYAYIVADKKIVAHGSAQSLQSNSDARVRQFLDGIADGPVPFRYPAGDYHKDLLGIGS, encoded by the coding sequence ATGAGCCTGAATGGGGCGAATATAGTCGATGTCCGTGGCGTCAGCTTCACGCGCAGCAGCCGGGTCATTTTTGACAACATCTCTCTCACCGTGCCTCGCGGTAAAATCACCGCCATCATGGGGCCCTCCGGCATTGGTAAAACGACGTTACTGCGCCTGATTGGCGGGCAGATCCCCCCGAGCCAGGGCGAGATCCTCTTTGACGGCGAGAATATTCCGGCAATGTCCCGCTCGCGCCTCTATACGGTGCGTAAACGCATGAGCATGCTTTTTCAGTCCGGGGCGCTTTTTACTGACATGAATGTCTTCGATAATGTCGCCTATCCGCTGCGTGAGCATACTCACCTGCCGCCGGAACTGTTAAAAAGCACCGTGATGATGAAGCTCGAGGCCGTCGGCCTGCGTGGCGCAGCGAAACTGATGCCTTCCGAACTCTCTGGCGGTATGGCCCGTCGTGCGGCGCTGGCGCGCGCGATCGCGCTGGAACCCGATCTGATCATGTTCGATGAGCCGTTCGTCGGCCAGGATCCCATCACCATGGGCGTGCTGGTCAAACTGATTTCGGAACTGAACAGCGCGCTGGGCGTGACCTGTATTGTGGTCACCCACGACGTACCCGAAGTGCTGAGCATTGCCGACTACGCCTATATCGTGGCGGATAAAAAAATTGTGGCGCACGGTAGCGCGCAATCATTACAGAGCAACAGCGATGCGCGTGTCCGTCAGTTCCTTGACGGCATTGCAGATGGCCCCGTGCCGTTCCGTTATCCGGCGGGCGATTATCATAAAGATTTACTGGGAATAGGGAGTTAA
- a CDS encoding calcium/sodium antiporter, with the protein MLLATALLIIGLLLVVYSADRLVFSASILCRLLGIPPLIIGMTVVSVGTSLPEIIVSVAASLHDQVDLAVGTAIGSNIVNILLILGLAALLHPFRVHSDVLRRELPLMLIVSLLAGYVLYDGQLTLSDGIFLLALAIIWLFYIVKLARAAEKQGNDSLTREQVAELPREGNLPVALLWLGVALIIMPMATQMIVDNATVLANYFAMSELTIGLTVIAIGTSLPELATAIAGARKGEDDMAIGNIIGSNIFNIAIVLGLPALIAPGAFNPLAFSRDYGVMVLVSAIFALLCWRRKRQIGQGAGALLTVGFIVWMAMLYWLSPLLSG; encoded by the coding sequence ATGCTTCTTGCAACGGCACTGTTAATAATTGGTTTACTTTTGGTGGTCTACAGTGCCGACCGTCTGGTGTTCTCCGCATCAATCCTGTGTCGTTTATTGGGCATTCCCCCACTAATTATTGGGATGACCGTGGTCAGCGTGGGTACCTCTCTGCCGGAGATCATTGTCTCCGTCGCCGCGTCGCTGCACGATCAGGTGGATCTCGCCGTGGGGACGGCCATTGGCTCCAACATCGTCAATATCTTACTCATCCTGGGCCTCGCTGCACTGCTGCATCCATTTCGCGTGCATTCTGATGTTCTGCGGCGCGAATTACCGCTAATGTTAATTGTCAGTCTGCTGGCCGGTTACGTGTTATATGACGGGCAGTTAACCCTCAGCGATGGCATTTTCCTGCTGGCGCTGGCGATCATCTGGCTGTTTTACATCGTTAAGCTGGCCCGGGCGGCCGAGAAGCAGGGCAATGACTCCCTGACACGCGAGCAGGTTGCCGAACTGCCGCGTGAGGGGAATTTACCCGTTGCGCTGCTCTGGCTGGGCGTGGCGTTAATCATCATGCCGATGGCGACGCAGATGATCGTTGATAACGCCACTGTGTTGGCCAATTACTTCGCCATGAGCGAATTAACCATTGGCCTGACGGTGATTGCCATTGGCACCAGTCTGCCTGAGCTGGCCACGGCGATAGCCGGCGCGCGTAAAGGCGAAGATGACATGGCGATTGGCAATATCATCGGTTCTAACATTTTCAATATCGCCATTGTGCTGGGTCTGCCGGCCCTGATCGCCCCCGGCGCGTTTAATCCGCTCGCGTTCAGCCGGGATTATGGGGTGATGGTGTTAGTCAGCGCTATCTTCGCCCTGCTCTGCTGGCGGCGTAAAAGGCAGATTGGTCAGGGTGCAGGTGCCCTGCTGACGGTGGGATTTATCGTATGGATGGCGATGCTGTACTGGCTCTCGCCTCTTCTCTCTGGGTAA
- the kdsC gene encoding 3-deoxy-manno-octulosonate-8-phosphatase KdsC → MSNAGASLATCYGPVSAQMMSQAENIRLLILDVDGVLSDGLIYMGNNGEELKAFNVRDGYGIRCALTSGIEVAIITGRKAKLVEDRCETLGITHLYQGQSDKMVAFRDLLGKLAIAPENVAYVGDDLIDWPVMAEVGLSVAVADAHPLLIPRADYVTRINGGRGAVREVCDLLLLAQGKLDEAKGQSI, encoded by the coding sequence ATGAGTAATGCGGGTGCATCCCTTGCAACCTGTTATGGCCCGGTCAGCGCGCAGATGATGTCGCAGGCCGAAAACATTCGCCTGCTGATCCTTGACGTGGATGGCGTGCTGTCTGACGGCCTGATTTATATGGGCAACAATGGCGAAGAGCTGAAAGCCTTCAACGTGCGTGATGGTTACGGCATTCGCTGTGCGCTCACTTCTGGCATAGAAGTTGCCATCATCACCGGGCGTAAGGCTAAACTGGTAGAAGATCGTTGCGAAACGCTGGGCATTACCCATCTCTATCAGGGACAATCCGATAAGATGGTCGCTTTCAGGGACTTACTTGGTAAACTTGCCATCGCTCCGGAAAACGTCGCCTATGTCGGAGACGATCTGATTGACTGGCCAGTGATGGCAGAAGTGGGTCTGAGCGTCGCCGTTGCCGATGCCCATCCGCTTTTGATCCCGCGCGCTGACTACGTCACCCGTATCAACGGTGGCCGCGGCGCAGTAAGAGAAGTCTGCGACCTGCTGCTGCTGGCGCAGGGTAAGCTTGATGAGGCCAAAGGGCAATCGATATGA
- the lptC gene encoding LPS export ABC transporter periplasmic protein LptC produces MSKTRRWVIILLSLVALVLIGVNLADKDDEQAPAVNTNDPTYKSDHSDTVVYSPEGALNYRLIAQHVEYFSEQGVSWFTQPVMTTFDVNKVPTWSIKSDRAKLTNDRMLYLYGHVEVNALTADSQLRKITTDNAQINLVTQDVTSQDLVTLYGTTFNSSGLRMRGNLRSKNAELIEKVRTSYEIPSKQTQP; encoded by the coding sequence ATGAGTAAAACCAGACGTTGGGTTATTATTCTGCTTTCGCTGGTAGCACTGGTACTGATTGGCGTGAATCTCGCTGACAAGGACGACGAACAAGCGCCGGCGGTCAATACTAACGATCCAACATACAAAAGCGATCACAGCGATACCGTGGTCTACAGCCCGGAAGGCGCGCTGAATTATCGCCTTATCGCTCAGCATGTTGAGTATTTTTCCGAACAGGGTGTCTCCTGGTTTACCCAACCGGTGATGACCACGTTTGATGTCAATAAAGTGCCGACATGGTCGATTAAATCAGACCGGGCAAAACTGACGAATGACCGTATGCTTTATCTGTATGGTCATGTTGAGGTGAATGCGCTGACCGCAGACTCACAGTTGCGCAAAATCACAACCGATAACGCACAGATTAACCTTGTGACTCAGGATGTTACGTCGCAGGATCTGGTCACGCTATACGGCACAACATTTAATTCCAGCGGTCTGAGAATGCGCGGGAACTTACGCAGCAAGAACGCAGAGCTGATTGAAAAGGTTAGAACCTCCTATGAAATTCCAAGCAAACAAACTCAGCCTTAA
- the lptA gene encoding lipopolysaccharide ABC transporter substrate-binding protein LptA, whose translation MKFQANKLSLKFVIASAMLAVSLPALAVTGDTEQPIHIESDTQSLDMQGNVVTFTGNVVVTQGTIKINADKVVVTRPGGEDGKEIIDGYGNPATFYQMQDNGKPVKGRASQMHYELAKDFVVLTGNAFLEQLDSNIKGDKITYLVKEQKMQAFSEKGKRVTTVLVPSQLQDKNNTQAPAQKKSN comes from the coding sequence ATGAAATTCCAAGCAAACAAACTCAGCCTTAAATTTGTTATTGCCAGCGCGATGCTGGCCGTCAGCCTGCCTGCGCTTGCTGTGACGGGTGATACCGAGCAGCCGATTCATATCGAATCCGATACGCAATCGCTCGATATGCAGGGCAACGTGGTGACCTTTACCGGCAATGTTGTCGTGACCCAGGGCACCATCAAAATCAACGCCGATAAGGTGGTGGTGACGCGACCTGGCGGGGAAGACGGTAAAGAGATTATCGATGGCTACGGCAACCCGGCCACCTTCTACCAGATGCAGGACAACGGCAAGCCGGTGAAAGGCCGTGCCTCCCAGATGCACTACGAGCTGGCGAAAGACTTCGTGGTGCTGACCGGCAATGCCTTCCTGGAGCAGCTCGACAGCAACATCAAGGGCGACAAGATCACCTATCTGGTGAAAGAGCAAAAAATGCAGGCCTTCAGTGAAAAAGGCAAACGCGTGACGACCGTCCTGGTGCCATCGCAGCTGCAGGACAAAAATAACACTCAGGCCCCGGCACAGAAAAAGAGTAACTAA
- the lptB gene encoding LPS export ABC transporter ATP-binding protein produces MATLTAKNLAKAYKGRRVVEDVSLTVNSGEIVGLLGPNGAGKTTTFYMVVGIVPRDAGNIIIDDEDISLLPLHARARRGIGYLPQEASIFRRLSVFDNLMAVLQIRDDLTSEQRQDRANELMEEFHIEHLRDSLGQALSGGERRRVEIARALAANPKFILLDEPFAGVDPISVIDIKRIIEHLRDSGLGVLITDHNVRETLAVCERAYIVSQGHLIAHGTPQQILEDEHVKRVYLGEDFRL; encoded by the coding sequence ATGGCAACATTAACTGCAAAGAATCTCGCCAAAGCCTACAAGGGCCGTCGCGTAGTGGAAGATGTCAGTTTGACCGTCAACTCCGGCGAAATTGTCGGCCTGTTGGGTCCTAACGGTGCGGGTAAAACCACCACCTTTTATATGGTGGTCGGCATTGTGCCGCGCGATGCGGGTAACATCATCATTGATGATGAAGATATCAGCCTGCTGCCCCTTCACGCGCGTGCACGTCGCGGCATCGGTTATCTGCCGCAGGAAGCCTCGATTTTCCGCCGTCTCAGCGTCTTCGACAACCTGATGGCGGTGCTGCAGATCCGTGATGATTTGACCTCCGAGCAGCGTCAGGATCGCGCCAACGAGCTGATGGAAGAGTTCCACATCGAACATCTGCGAGACAGCCTGGGCCAGGCGCTCTCCGGTGGTGAACGCCGCCGTGTGGAAATTGCCCGTGCGCTGGCGGCAAACCCGAAATTCATTCTGCTCGATGAACCCTTTGCGGGCGTTGACCCGATTTCGGTTATTGATATCAAACGAATTATTGAGCATCTGCGCGACAGCGGTCTGGGAGTGCTTATCACCGACCATAACGTGCGTGAGACGCTGGCGGTCTGTGAGCGTGCTTACATCGTCAGCCAGGGCCATCTGATTGCTCACGGCACACCGCAGCAGATCCTCGAAGACGAGCATGTTAAGCGCGTGTATCTTGGGGAAGACTTCAGACTCTGA